Proteins from one bacterium genomic window:
- a CDS encoding response regulator, with product MLTIVVCSPSAILRRNLTASLERHGHRVLNTDSSISLVSACLTRTVDLALIDSGLEYLSTIDAIRCLKCTRATYQIPLVAMVHDASQLQAFVKAGASHAVTKPVEITKLISWVEHQQLKQARA from the coding sequence ATGCTCACGATCGTGGTCTGCTCCCCATCGGCCATCTTGCGGCGCAATCTCACCGCAAGCCTGGAGCGCCATGGCCACCGCGTTCTGAACACCGACAGCAGCATCTCCCTGGTTTCCGCCTGCCTGACTCGGACCGTGGACCTGGCCCTGATCGACTCGGGCCTCGAATACCTCTCGACCATCGACGCCATCCGGTGCCTCAAGTGCACGCGAGCGACCTACCAGATTCCGCTGGTGGCGATGGTCCATGACGCCTCGCAGCTGCAGGCCTTCGTCAAAGCCGGCGCGAGCCACGCGGTCACCAAGCCGGTCGAGATCACCAAGCTCATCAGCTGGGTCGAGCACCAGCAGCTCAAGCAGGCGCGCGCCTGA
- a CDS encoding aspartate-semialdehyde dehydrogenase, protein MNGYSVAILGATGMVGQEMLRTLLDRGFPARSIKLLASSRTAGSTVTCRGRDFVVELATPEAFEGVELVLASAGGSVSRVLAPEAVKRGAVVVDNTSEFRLHDDVPLVIPEINGHALKNHHGIIANPNCSTAILLMALAPLRALAKIERVVVTTFQSVSGAGKEAVDELYAQSEAHLEGVALAPQALNKPIAFNLIPHIDVFQDNGYTKEEMKFTHETRKIFEAPDFRISGTCVRVPVAVSHSESVNVEFDRPVSPDEVRAALAGAAGVRVSDEPATSTYPQPTDAAGIDEVLVGRIRGDVSHPNAVNLWVVGDNLRRGAALNAVLIAESLHTQGLLGNKVSC, encoded by the coding sequence GTGAACGGATATTCGGTGGCGATTCTCGGGGCGACGGGCATGGTCGGCCAGGAGATGCTCAGAACCCTGCTCGATCGCGGCTTCCCGGCGCGCAGCATCAAGCTTCTAGCCTCTAGCCGCACGGCGGGCAGCACCGTAACCTGCCGGGGGCGGGACTTCGTCGTCGAGCTGGCGACCCCCGAGGCCTTCGAGGGCGTCGAGCTGGTCCTCGCCTCGGCGGGCGGCTCGGTGAGCCGAGTGCTCGCCCCCGAAGCGGTCAAGCGCGGGGCGGTGGTCGTCGACAACACCTCCGAATTCCGGTTGCACGACGACGTGCCCCTGGTCATCCCCGAGATCAACGGGCATGCCCTCAAGAACCACCACGGCATCATCGCGAACCCCAACTGCTCGACGGCCATCCTCCTGATGGCGCTCGCGCCCTTGCGCGCCCTCGCCAAGATCGAGCGGGTGGTCGTCACCACCTTCCAGTCCGTCTCGGGAGCCGGCAAGGAGGCCGTGGACGAGCTGTACGCCCAGAGCGAGGCCCATCTCGAAGGGGTGGCGCTCGCGCCCCAGGCCCTCAACAAGCCTATCGCCTTCAACCTCATCCCGCACATCGACGTCTTCCAGGACAACGGCTACACCAAGGAAGAGATGAAGTTCACCCACGAGACCCGCAAGATCTTCGAGGCGCCGGACTTCCGCATCTCGGGGACCTGCGTCCGGGTGCCGGTCGCGGTGAGCCACTCGGAGTCGGTGAACGTGGAGTTCGACCGGCCGGTTTCGCCCGACGAGGTACGCGCGGCGCTCGCGGGCGCCGCCGGCGTGCGCGTCTCGGATGAGCCGGCGACCAGCACCTACCCTCAGCCCACCGACGCGGCGGGCATCGACGAGGTGCTGGTAGGCCGGATCCGGGGGGACGTGTCGCACCCAAACGCCGTCAACCTGTGGGTGGTCGGTGACAACCTTCGGCGCGGGGCGGCGCTCAACGCCGTCCTGATCGCCGAGAGCCTGCATACGCAGGGCCTGCTCGGAAACAAGGTTTCTTGCTGA
- a CDS encoding ferrous iron transport protein A, producing MVAKLSQLAPGQRARIVSVGGAGPTRRRMLDLGLVAGTDIAAVRTAPLNDPVEYAVRGYHLAMRRRDAEAIAVELL from the coding sequence ATGGTCGCTAAGCTCAGCCAGCTCGCCCCCGGTCAACGCGCGCGCATCGTCTCGGTCGGAGGCGCCGGCCCCACCCGTCGTCGCATGCTCGATCTCGGCCTGGTCGCAGGCACCGACATCGCGGCCGTGCGCACCGCGCCGCTCAACGATCCGGTCGAGTACGCCGTCCGCGGGTACCACCTGGCCATGCGGCGCCGCGACGCCGAGGCCATCGCCGTGGAGCTGCTCTAA
- the dut gene encoding dUTP diphosphatase, with protein MIHDNVTVRFQRLSEAAIAPKVSQAGDVAADLFAAAAIRVPARGRAMVPTDVALELPPGFRARIHSRSGLSLKHGIEAGAGLIDNSYRHAVGVLLYNFSDDDYHVAAGDRIAQICIERYTEPRFEEVETVMATARTTGWGSSGT; from the coding sequence ATGATCCACGACAACGTGACGGTGCGCTTCCAGCGCCTTTCGGAGGCGGCGATCGCCCCCAAGGTGAGCCAGGCTGGAGACGTGGCGGCGGACCTCTTCGCCGCTGCTGCGATCCGGGTGCCCGCTCGCGGGCGGGCCATGGTGCCGACCGATGTGGCCCTCGAATTGCCGCCGGGCTTCAGGGCGCGCATCCACTCGCGCTCGGGCCTCTCGCTCAAGCACGGCATCGAGGCCGGGGCGGGGCTCATCGACAACTCCTACCGCCACGCGGTGGGGGTCTTGCTCTACAACTTCTCGGACGACGACTACCACGTGGCCGCCGGCGATCGCATCGCCCAGATCTGCATCGAGCGCTACACCGAGCCCCGCTTCGAAGAGGTGGAAACGGTGATGGCGACGGCGCGGACGACGGGCTGGGGATCGTCCGGCACTTAG
- the dapA gene encoding 4-hydroxy-tetrahydrodipicolinate synthase — protein MKQLGRVLTAMVTPFDSEGKVDVAMAKRLAKHLIENGSDGLVVVGTTGESPTLTHDEKLEMYRAAVEAVGSSGSVVAGTGSNDTAATIALTQEAEAIGVDGILLIAPYYNKPNQEGLYRHFKAVAESTRLPIILYNHPPRTGVSIAPETLARLAEIPNIVGLKDSSASLDAASDFRKVVPESFLLYSGNDSLTLPYMSIGGYGVISVATHVAGREVHAMVDACVQGQWQTARDLHFKLWDLFNGLFIAPSPAPVKDALKMVGLETGGVRLPLIEVTDAEHARVEEILKGLRLIKEPVEA, from the coding sequence ATGAAACAGCTCGGCCGCGTCCTCACTGCGATGGTCACCCCCTTCGACTCGGAGGGCAAGGTCGACGTCGCGATGGCCAAACGCCTCGCGAAGCACCTGATCGAGAACGGCTCTGACGGCCTGGTCGTCGTCGGCACCACCGGCGAGTCCCCCACCCTCACCCACGACGAGAAGCTCGAGATGTACCGGGCTGCCGTCGAGGCGGTCGGCAGCTCGGGCAGCGTGGTGGCGGGCACCGGCTCCAACGATACGGCCGCGACCATCGCCCTGACCCAGGAGGCCGAGGCGATCGGGGTGGATGGCATCCTGCTCATCGCCCCCTACTACAACAAGCCCAACCAGGAGGGCCTCTACCGCCACTTCAAGGCGGTCGCCGAGAGCACCCGCCTGCCCATCATCCTCTACAACCACCCGCCCCGCACCGGCGTTTCCATCGCCCCCGAGACCCTCGCACGCCTCGCCGAGATTCCCAACATCGTGGGCCTCAAGGATTCGTCGGCCTCGCTGGATGCGGCGAGCGACTTCCGCAAGGTCGTCCCCGAGAGCTTCCTGCTGTACTCGGGCAACGACAGCCTCACCCTGCCCTACATGAGCATCGGCGGTTACGGCGTGATCTCGGTGGCGACCCACGTCGCCGGCCGCGAGGTCCACGCCATGGTCGATGCCTGCGTCCAGGGCCAGTGGCAGACGGCGCGGGACCTGCACTTCAAACTCTGGGATCTGTTCAACGGATTGTTCATCGCCCCCTCGCCGGCGCCGGTCAAGGACGCCCTCAAGATGGTCGGGCTCGAGACGGGCGGCGTTCGCTTGCCCCTGATCGAGGTCACCGATGCCGAGCATGCGCGGGTCGAGGAGATCCTCAAGGGGCTCCGCCTGATCAAGGAGCCCGTGGAGGCCTAA
- a CDS encoding 4-hydroxy-tetrahydrodipicolinate reductase translates to MQQRIRVAIAGAAGKMGLETVRTVALQDDMELVGAVDPNREGEDIGTLATGAPLHVTCVPAIADLAEARPDVLVDFTTPSVVKANALQALAMGIRPVIGTTGMSTNDLQDLDDAALSRGLGLIVAPNFAIGAILLMKFAQQAARYFGNAEIIELHHNRKADAPSGTAIKTAEMMLDVRDAFGLDDAPETEKIKGARGGDFGGIHIHSVRLPGLVAHQEVIFGGVGQTLTIRHDSLSRESFMPGVTLAIRKAPELKGLVYGLEHLL, encoded by the coding sequence ATGCAGCAGCGGATCAGGGTGGCGATCGCAGGCGCCGCCGGCAAGATGGGGCTGGAGACGGTACGCACCGTCGCCCTCCAGGACGACATGGAGCTGGTCGGGGCGGTGGACCCCAACCGCGAAGGCGAGGACATCGGGACGCTCGCGACGGGTGCGCCCCTGCACGTGACGTGCGTGCCCGCGATCGCGGATCTGGCCGAGGCGCGCCCCGACGTGCTGGTGGACTTCACGACCCCCTCGGTGGTCAAGGCCAATGCCCTCCAGGCGCTCGCCATGGGCATCCGGCCCGTCATCGGCACGACCGGCATGAGCACCAACGACCTGCAGGACCTGGATGACGCGGCCCTTTCCCGCGGCCTCGGGCTCATCGTGGCGCCCAACTTCGCCATCGGAGCGATCCTGCTCATGAAGTTCGCCCAGCAGGCTGCGCGCTACTTCGGCAACGCCGAGATCATCGAGCTGCACCACAACCGCAAGGCCGACGCCCCCTCGGGCACGGCCATCAAGACGGCCGAGATGATGCTCGACGTGCGCGACGCCTTCGGCCTGGACGACGCCCCCGAGACCGAGAAGATCAAGGGCGCGCGCGGCGGCGACTTCGGCGGGATCCACATCCACAGCGTGCGCCTGCCCGGCCTGGTGGCGCACCAGGAGGTCATCTTCGGCGGGGTGGGTCAGACGCTCACCATCCGGCACGACTCGCTCTCGCGCGAGAGCTTCATGCCGGGGGTGACGCTTGCGATCCGCAAGGCCCCCGAGCTCAAGGGCTTGGTCTACGGTCTCGAGCACCTTTTGTAA
- a CDS encoding PAS domain S-box protein translates to MNTTESTTPAMQSDLEYARGEIRRLNDLIVAILKAHDDLGYGVVITDGSQIRYVNEAFAKMSGYSFEELLALPSFFGMVPEVERTKLMQRMQERLRGEAVRDHYTTALTHKSGTWIDLEVVVKVAHLDAIPHVIAIVKDIA, encoded by the coding sequence ATGAACACGACCGAGAGCACCACGCCCGCCATGCAATCCGACCTGGAGTACGCCCGGGGCGAGATTCGTCGCCTGAACGATCTGATCGTCGCTATCCTGAAGGCCCACGACGATCTGGGCTACGGGGTGGTCATCACCGACGGCTCGCAGATCCGCTACGTCAACGAGGCCTTCGCCAAGATGAGCGGCTACTCGTTCGAGGAGCTGCTCGCGCTGCCCTCCTTCTTCGGGATGGTGCCCGAGGTAGAGCGTACCAAGCTCATGCAGCGGATGCAGGAGCGCCTGCGGGGCGAGGCGGTCCGGGACCACTACACCACCGCCCTCACCCACAAGAGCGGCACCTGGATCGACCTGGAGGTGGTCGTCAAGGTCGCGCACCTGGACGCCATCCCCCACGTGATCGCCATCGTCAAAGACATCGCCTGA
- a CDS encoding SRPBCC family protein: MNQPHLDPVVRRLVWRFDAPPERVWPLVSDTDRTNRLFKLAPVTYDVSPNPRGGVKRRASAWFGPLPFTWEERPYEWVEGKAYSVRREYQGGPFRTFGLEISLEPDGTGTRVSVVAAYTPRHALTKPLARSFANAAIKLFEQAYRDYAQVLRGERPIESLLPVANPTSVQGERGEAIARELVALGFDEVLVARLVFHVLSGPEEELDKMRPFALAKDWQVERREMLKLFLHATRLGLLELKWDLLCPACRGPRERVATLSQLSAQAHCDACNIRIDADFGQSVELSFRPSPSLRKVERRFFCVGGPAWTPHVVFQALLEPGAAREVALTLAPGTYRLRSPQVSNQLTVTLRDEAPDAGATQHVRITSAGFAPGMLDQDHAVLRLCLETDAPLQVCLERTAWADDVVTGAYVSTLQEFRSLFSAEVLAPGLELGVGKVAIMFTDLKSSTAMYEQLGDATAFSLVQTHFRILEAAIAANNGSVVKTVGDAVMASFHDVTDCVRAAFEIQASVARYNAGHPDKPAPIVVKLGAHAGPCIAVNLNDRLDFFGTTVNMAARVQNEAVGEDVVLSQAVLADPGVQALLAELPLAKRERFDVTLRGLSASYELTRLVPSAQADAMGKLRLFTDALS; this comes from the coding sequence TTGAATCAACCGCATCTCGACCCTGTCGTCCGACGCCTCGTCTGGCGCTTCGATGCCCCACCCGAGCGCGTCTGGCCGCTGGTTTCCGATACCGACCGAACCAATCGGCTCTTCAAGCTGGCGCCGGTGACGTACGACGTCTCGCCCAACCCGCGGGGCGGCGTCAAGCGCCGCGCCAGCGCCTGGTTTGGCCCCTTGCCCTTTACCTGGGAGGAGCGGCCGTACGAATGGGTCGAGGGCAAGGCCTACAGCGTGCGTCGCGAGTACCAGGGCGGTCCCTTTCGGACCTTCGGCCTTGAAATCTCACTCGAGCCCGACGGCACCGGCACCCGCGTAAGCGTCGTGGCCGCCTACACCCCTCGACATGCCCTGACCAAGCCCCTGGCGCGATCCTTCGCCAATGCTGCCATCAAGTTATTCGAGCAGGCTTACCGCGACTACGCGCAGGTCCTGCGTGGAGAGCGCCCGATCGAGAGCCTCTTGCCCGTCGCGAATCCGACCTCGGTACAGGGGGAGCGGGGCGAGGCGATCGCCCGTGAGCTCGTCGCACTCGGCTTCGATGAGGTGCTGGTCGCGCGCCTGGTCTTCCACGTCCTGAGCGGCCCCGAGGAGGAGCTCGACAAGATGCGCCCCTTCGCGCTCGCCAAAGACTGGCAGGTCGAGCGGCGCGAGATGCTCAAGCTCTTCCTCCACGCGACCCGACTGGGCCTGCTCGAACTCAAGTGGGACCTGCTCTGCCCGGCGTGTCGCGGGCCGCGCGAGCGCGTCGCCACCCTCTCGCAGCTCAGCGCTCAGGCGCACTGCGACGCCTGCAACATCCGCATCGACGCCGACTTCGGTCAATCGGTCGAGTTGAGCTTCCGTCCCAGCCCGAGCCTGCGCAAGGTCGAACGACGCTTCTTCTGCGTCGGGGGGCCGGCCTGGACCCCTCACGTCGTCTTCCAGGCCCTCCTGGAGCCCGGCGCCGCCCGGGAGGTGGCCCTCACCCTGGCACCAGGGACCTACCGCCTGCGCAGCCCCCAGGTGAGCAACCAGCTGACCGTCACCCTGCGTGACGAGGCCCCCGATGCCGGCGCCACCCAGCACGTCCGGATCACGTCGGCGGGCTTCGCCCCCGGGATGCTGGACCAGGACCACGCGGTCCTGCGCCTGTGCCTCGAGACGGACGCGCCGCTTCAAGTGTGCCTCGAGCGTACCGCCTGGGCGGATGACGTGGTCACGGGCGCTTACGTCAGCACCCTCCAGGAGTTCCGCAGCCTGTTCTCGGCTGAGGTCCTCGCCCCGGGGCTGGAGCTCGGAGTGGGCAAGGTCGCCATCATGTTCACCGACCTCAAGAGCTCGACGGCCATGTACGAGCAACTGGGGGATGCGACGGCCTTCTCGCTGGTGCAGACCCACTTCCGGATCCTGGAAGCGGCGATCGCCGCCAACAACGGCTCGGTGGTCAAGACCGTGGGGGACGCCGTCATGGCCTCGTTCCACGACGTGACCGATTGCGTGCGCGCCGCCTTCGAAATCCAGGCGTCGGTCGCCCGCTACAACGCGGGCCACCCCGACAAGCCGGCGCCCATCGTGGTGAAGCTGGGGGCGCACGCGGGGCCGTGCATCGCGGTCAACCTCAACGATCGGCTGGACTTCTTCGGGACGACCGTCAACATGGCCGCCCGTGTCCAGAACGAGGCGGTGGGGGAGGACGTGGTGCTCTCGCAGGCGGTCCTCGCAGATCCTGGCGTGCAGGCCCTGCTCGCGGAGCTTCCCCTGGCCAAGCGCGAGCGCTTCGACGTCACCCTCAGAGGCTTGAGCGCGAGCTACGAGCTGACCCGCCTCGTCCCGAGCGCCCAAGCGGATGCGATGGGCAAGCTTCGGCTCTTCACCGACGCGCTCAGCTAG
- the corA gene encoding magnesium/cobalt transporter CorA has translation MPIKIVSHKDLTWYDISQPTRHDIDWLEENFSFHPLDFEDVVSRLQRPKLDEYDDYLFMVLHFPVFDKQQQVTQPAEIDIFVGEGFLITIHVSKIWPLERFFEACEGSEKVRQDDMGLGAGHLLYRVMDKLVDNFFPIAYKIERNVQEIEDEIFELSGRETVEKISLLRRDIIAYRRIVKPLIPVISRLEYVKSRLISEELELYFSDIGDALARLWDMLEDQKGIIESLNDTYNSLTTHRTNEVIRALTVISVIMLPLTLLSGIYGMNVHLPISDWPFAFEAVLGMMVLLATLMVSYFRHKKWI, from the coding sequence ATGCCCATCAAGATCGTCTCTCACAAGGACCTCACCTGGTACGACATCTCGCAGCCCACCCGCCACGACATCGACTGGCTGGAGGAGAACTTCTCCTTCCACCCGCTCGACTTCGAGGACGTGGTCTCGCGGCTGCAGCGCCCCAAGCTCGACGAGTACGACGACTACCTGTTCATGGTCCTGCACTTCCCGGTGTTCGATAAACAGCAGCAGGTCACCCAGCCGGCCGAGATCGACATCTTCGTGGGCGAGGGCTTCCTCATCACCATCCACGTCAGCAAGATCTGGCCCCTCGAGCGCTTCTTCGAGGCATGCGAGGGCTCCGAGAAGGTCCGCCAGGACGACATGGGCCTCGGCGCGGGCCATTTGCTGTACCGGGTCATGGACAAGCTGGTCGACAACTTCTTCCCCATCGCCTACAAGATCGAGCGCAACGTCCAGGAGATCGAGGACGAGATCTTCGAGCTCTCGGGCCGCGAGACCGTCGAGAAGATCTCGCTCTTGCGCCGCGACATCATCGCCTACCGCCGCATCGTCAAGCCGCTCATCCCGGTGATCTCGCGGCTTGAGTACGTCAAGAGCCGCCTCATCAGCGAAGAGCTCGAGCTCTATTTCTCGGACATCGGCGACGCCCTGGCGCGGCTCTGGGACATGCTCGAGGATCAAAAGGGCATCATCGAGTCGCTCAACGACACCTACAACTCGCTGACCACCCACCGGACCAACGAGGTGATCCGCGCGCTGACCGTCATCTCGGTCATCATGCTGCCCCTGACCCTGTTGTCGGGCATCTATGGGATGAACGTCCACCTGCCCATCAGCGACTGGCCGTTCGCCTTCGAGGCGGTGCTTGGCATGATGGTGCTCCTGGCCACCCTGATGGTCAGCTACTTCCGCCACAAGAAGTGGATCTAG
- the feoB gene encoding ferrous iron transport protein B: protein MTMTSTPTSVAKPTATVALAGNPNVGKSTLFNALTGMHQHVGNWSGKTVARMEGSHQVGDRTLRLIDLPGTYSLSALSPEELIAREFIALERPDVVVNLVDAANLERNLYLTLQLLELTDKVVVVLNMMDIAEAKGVVIDAKALEARLGVPVVPMVAERRTGRDETIQAVQRMLDGDRPGRPLRAPLPTAVTEAIADVASKLDATALGGFDPEWFARKLLEGDAAIGELAASRPSLAPAVARAAQLRRTPALEDLEAEVIGAQYALLADIMAEVVTRRPDVEDWTDRIDRVVTHRLWGLPIMILVFGLMFFITFSLATPINDGFGGLLDQGGGLIRSALEKLGAPSILGDFMVDGLWAGFATVAGFFPVIAIFFTLFALLEDSGYLARAAFVVDRFMGAFGLHGRSFLPLLMGFGCNVPAVMAARIVDNRADRLLTILVNPLMLCQARLVLFVFFVGTFFTGLQATLAMLSLYAISVSLVLIISLAFKKTLFPGEPSPFIMELPPYHRPIARNVLRQAWRSAGGFLRRAATQITLMTGVIWIFTHVPFGTIEQSFAGILGHVLAPIGVPMGFDWRLLVSLVGGFIAKEGALASLAVIYGVGEDGLGGVLRQSITPLVAYSFMVVSLVYIPCYSTIVAIWRETLSVKWTAFSATYGLVLAFVLGTLIYQVGRLLGLG from the coding sequence GTGACCATGACCTCCACCCCGACCTCGGTCGCCAAGCCCACCGCCACCGTCGCCCTCGCGGGCAACCCCAACGTCGGCAAGAGCACCCTCTTCAACGCCCTGACCGGCATGCACCAGCACGTGGGCAACTGGTCGGGCAAGACCGTGGCGCGGATGGAGGGCTCCCACCAGGTCGGCGATCGCACCCTGCGCCTCATCGACCTGCCCGGCACCTACAGCCTGAGCGCCCTCTCGCCCGAAGAGCTCATCGCCCGCGAGTTCATCGCCCTCGAACGCCCCGACGTGGTCGTCAACCTGGTGGATGCGGCCAACCTCGAGCGCAACCTCTACCTGACGCTGCAACTGCTGGAGCTGACCGACAAGGTGGTGGTGGTCCTCAACATGATGGACATCGCCGAAGCCAAGGGCGTCGTGATCGACGCCAAGGCCCTGGAGGCCCGCCTCGGCGTGCCGGTGGTGCCCATGGTGGCCGAGCGCCGCACGGGCCGGGACGAGACCATCCAGGCCGTCCAGCGCATGCTCGATGGCGATCGCCCGGGCCGCCCCCTGCGCGCGCCCCTGCCTACCGCCGTCACCGAAGCGATCGCCGACGTCGCCTCCAAGCTCGACGCCACCGCCCTCGGGGGCTTCGACCCCGAATGGTTCGCCCGCAAGCTGCTCGAAGGCGACGCCGCCATCGGCGAGCTGGCGGCCAGCCGCCCCTCGCTCGCCCCTGCCGTCGCACGCGCCGCTCAGTTGCGGCGCACCCCCGCCCTCGAAGATCTGGAGGCCGAAGTGATCGGCGCCCAGTACGCCCTCTTGGCCGACATCATGGCCGAGGTCGTCACGCGCCGCCCCGACGTCGAGGACTGGACCGACCGGATCGACCGGGTCGTCACCCACCGCCTGTGGGGCCTGCCCATCATGATCCTGGTCTTCGGGCTCATGTTCTTCATCACCTTCTCGCTGGCCACCCCGATCAACGACGGGTTCGGCGGCCTCCTCGACCAAGGCGGCGGACTCATCCGCAGCGCCCTCGAGAAGCTCGGCGCCCCCAGCATCCTGGGCGACTTCATGGTGGACGGCCTGTGGGCGGGCTTTGCGACCGTGGCGGGCTTCTTCCCGGTCATCGCCATCTTCTTCACCCTGTTCGCCCTCTTGGAAGACTCGGGCTACCTCGCCCGCGCCGCCTTCGTGGTGGATCGCTTCATGGGCGCCTTCGGCCTGCACGGCCGTAGCTTCCTGCCCCTGCTGATGGGCTTCGGCTGCAACGTGCCCGCGGTCATGGCCGCCCGCATCGTGGACAACCGCGCCGACCGGCTCCTGACCATCCTGGTCAACCCCCTGATGCTCTGTCAGGCCCGCCTGGTCCTGTTCGTCTTCTTCGTGGGGACCTTCTTCACGGGCCTGCAGGCGACGCTCGCCATGCTCTCGCTCTACGCCATCAGCGTGAGCCTGGTGCTCATCATCAGCCTGGCCTTCAAGAAGACCCTGTTCCCCGGGGAGCCCTCCCCCTTCATCATGGAGCTGCCCCCCTACCACCGCCCCATCGCCCGGAACGTGCTCAGGCAGGCTTGGCGCTCGGCCGGCGGCTTCCTGCGCCGCGCCGCCACTCAGATCACCCTGATGACCGGCGTCATCTGGATCTTCACCCACGTGCCCTTTGGCACCATCGAGCAGTCGTTCGCCGGCATCCTCGGCCACGTGCTCGCCCCCATCGGCGTGCCCATGGGCTTCGACTGGCGCCTCCTGGTCAGCCTGGTAGGCGGCTTCATCGCCAAGGAAGGTGCGCTCGCCTCGCTCGCCGTCATCTACGGCGTCGGCGAGGACGGCCTGGGCGGCGTGCTGCGCCAGAGCATCACGCCCTTGGTGGCCTACAGCTTCATGGTCGTGAGCCTGGTCTACATCCCCTGCTACTCGACCATCGTCGCCATCTGGCGCGAGACCCTCAGCGTGAAGTGGACCGCCTTCTCGGCGACCTACGGCCTGGTGCTCGCCTTCGTGCTCGGCACCCTGATCTACCAGGTCGGGCGCCTGCTGGGGCTCGGCTAA
- a CDS encoding ribonuclease J: MWAVETDDDLIILDCGFAFPSEEMYGIDYVLPDYSYVVEHQAKLRGIYISHGHEDHIGGLPYLLKLLDPIPTVYATPLTASIIEAKLKEHPSLRGKVPLQVVNPRDRLEAGGCTVEYVRVTHSIPDACAIAVHTAAGTLIYTGDFKMDQTPVDGQFFDFARFAQMGEEGVLVLMSDSTNATREGFTPSERLVELGLDSSFATAKNRVIVATFASSVHRVQSICSLAQKYGRKVALIGRSLQKMAEHAKKHGFLTVPDGLILPIDKINALPHEEVCIITTGSQGEPTSGLTRIAKHDHKHISVIAGDTIILSAIPIPGNERAVSRIINTLFQRGARVVYDTNRSNAPGALKHVSGHASREELGLMLVLTKPKYFIPIHGETRQLTKHGELAVATGVPPEHVFILENGDIIDFNHERGKVVGQFNAEPVLVDGGRITSLGTTVMRDRQKLGQEGVVSTVVTVDEEGYLVDGPELLSQGFLFADELAAMADEAKEAVVGALDRCRTEGALASEALRSAISEDLGKFLYERVRRRPVILSMVQVARNGR, from the coding sequence ATGTGGGCCGTCGAGACCGACGACGACCTCATCATCTTGGATTGCGGCTTCGCCTTCCCCAGCGAGGAGATGTACGGCATCGACTACGTCCTGCCCGACTACTCCTACGTGGTGGAGCACCAGGCCAAGCTGCGTGGGATCTACATCTCCCACGGCCATGAGGACCACATCGGCGGCTTGCCTTACTTGCTCAAGCTGCTCGATCCCATCCCCACGGTCTATGCCACGCCCCTGACCGCGAGCATCATCGAGGCCAAGCTCAAGGAGCACCCCTCGCTGCGTGGTAAGGTGCCCCTGCAGGTGGTCAACCCGCGCGATCGCCTGGAAGCGGGCGGTTGCACTGTCGAGTACGTGCGGGTCACCCACTCCATCCCTGACGCCTGCGCGATCGCCGTCCACACCGCGGCCGGCACCTTGATCTACACCGGCGACTTCAAGATGGACCAGACGCCCGTCGACGGGCAGTTCTTCGACTTCGCCCGCTTCGCCCAGATGGGCGAGGAGGGGGTCTTGGTCCTCATGTCGGACTCGACCAACGCCACGCGCGAGGGCTTCACCCCCAGCGAGCGCCTGGTCGAGCTGGGGCTCGATTCCTCCTTCGCGACCGCCAAGAACCGGGTGATCGTGGCGACCTTCGCTTCGAGTGTCCACCGGGTGCAGTCCATCTGCTCACTCGCGCAGAAGTACGGCCGCAAGGTCGCGCTCATCGGCCGCTCGCTCCAGAAGATGGCCGAGCACGCCAAGAAGCACGGGTTCCTCACGGTGCCGGACGGCCTGATCCTGCCCATCGACAAGATCAACGCCTTGCCCCACGAAGAGGTCTGCATCATCACGACCGGCTCGCAGGGCGAGCCCACCAGCGGCCTGACCCGGATCGCCAAGCACGACCACAAGCACATCAGCGTGATCGCGGGCGACACCATCATTCTCTCGGCGATCCCCATCCCGGGCAACGAGCGCGCCGTCAGCCGCATCATCAACACCCTCTTCCAGCGCGGCGCGCGGGTCGTCTACGACACCAACCGCTCCAACGCGCCGGGGGCCCTCAAGCACGTTTCGGGCCACGCCAGCCGCGAAGAGCTGGGCCTGATGCTGGTGCTGACCAAGCCCAAGTACTTCATCCCCATCCACGGCGAGACCCGCCAGCTCACCAAGCACGGCGAGCTGGCAGTGGCGACCGGGGTGCCTCCGGAGCACGTCTTCATCCTCGAGAACGGCGACATCATCGACTTCAACCACGAGCGCGGCAAGGTGGTGGGTCAGTTCAACGCCGAGCCGGTGCTCGTCGACGGCGGCCGGATCACCAGCCTCGGCACCACCGTCATGCGCGATCGCCAGAAGCTCGGCCAAGAGGGTGTCGTCTCGACCGTCGTCACGGTGGACGAGGAAGGCTACCTGGTGGATGGGCCCGAGCTCTTGAGCCAGGGCTTCCTGTTCGCCGACGAGCTGGCTGCCATGGCCGACGAGGCCAAGGAGGCCGTGGTGGGCGCGCTGGATCGCTGCCGTACCGAGGGGGCGCTGGCGTCCGAGGCCTTGCGCTCGGCCATCAGCGAGGATCTCGGCAAGTTCCTCTACGAGCGGGTGCGCCGTCGGCCGGTCATCCTGTCCATGGTGCAGGTGGCGCGAAACGGGCGGTAG